The region GCACAACCGGGCCAAACGCCGCGCCAAAGCCCGCCCACGCGTAGCTCACCAGGCCCAGCACGCGGTTTTCCGGGTTCGCCGCCAGCGCGATGGCGACCAGCGCTACCACCAGCACCATCATACGGCCGACCCATACCAGCTCTTTCTGGCTCGCGCCTTTACGCAGGAACGCTTTGTAGAGGTCTTCGGTAATGGCGCTGGAGCAGACCAGTAGCTGACAGCTTAACGTTGACATCACCGCCGCCAAGATAGCGGAGAGCAGAATACCGGCAATCCACGGATTAAACAGGATCTGCGCCAGTTCGATAAACACGCGCTCGCCGTTCTGGTTCACCGCCGCCGCCTGTTCCGGATGGTTATTGAAGTAGGCGATACCGAAGAAGCCCACTGCCACCGCGCCCGCGAGGCAGAGGATCATCCAGGTCATGGAGATGCGACGCGCGTGAACGATGGTGTGGTGAGAGTCCGCCGCCATAAAGCGCGCCAGAATATGCGGCTGGCCGAAATAGCCCAGCCCCCAGCCCATCAGCGAAATAATCGCGACCAGGTTCAGCCCCTTGAGCATATCGATATTCTCGATGCTCTTTTGCTTAATCACCGCCAGCGAATCGTCCAGGCCGCCGACCGCGAAAATCACGATAACCGGTGTGAGGATCAGCGCGAAAATCATCAGGCTCGCCTGAACGGTGTCGGTCCAGCTTACCGCCAGGAACCCGCCGATAAAGGTGTAGAGGATGGTCGCCGCAGCCCCTGCCCAGAGCGCGGTTTCATAGCTCATGCCAAAGGTGCTTTCAAACAGGCGCGCGCCCGCTACGATGCCGGATGCGCAGTAGATAGTGAAGAACAGCAGAATCACCAGCGCCGAGATAATGCGCAGCAGGCGGCTCTTATCTTCAAAACGTCCGGTGAAATAATCCGGTAACGTCAGCGCGTTATTGTTGTGCTCGGTGTGAACGCGCAGGCGCCCCGCCACCAGCTTCCAGTTAATCCAGGCCCCGAGCGTCAGCCCGATGGCAATCCAGCTTTCGGAGATCCCGGAGAGAAACACCGCGCCCGGCAGGCCCATCAGCAGCCAGCCCGACATATCCGACGCGCCGGCAGAGAGCGCGGTTACGACGCTGCCCAGGCTGCGTCCGCCAAGAATGTAGTCATCAAAGTTTTTGGTGGAGCGCCACGCAATAAACCCAATCAGTATCATCCCCAAAATATAAACAATGAAAGTCACCAGCATCGGTGTACTCGTCGTCATTTCACTTCTCCGCGTTATTACCGGGTCGCCCCGTTTATCACCGCCGGAACGCAGCGGTGGCGTTATTGTCGTATCGTGTGGCGGCAGTATCCTGCCGGAAGCGTTTTTTATTCACAATCGATTTAACACATCATTCACATGTTTTGCATCTGTGAAACCTGTACATTTTTTGAGAGGTTGCACTCGCTCACGCTTTTGCAGGTTGCACCGGATAAAAATGTTAACCAG is a window of Cronobacter muytjensii ATCC 51329 DNA encoding:
- the putP gene encoding sodium/proline symporter PutP, producing MTTSTPMLVTFIVYILGMILIGFIAWRSTKNFDDYILGGRSLGSVVTALSAGASDMSGWLLMGLPGAVFLSGISESWIAIGLTLGAWINWKLVAGRLRVHTEHNNNALTLPDYFTGRFEDKSRLLRIISALVILLFFTIYCASGIVAGARLFESTFGMSYETALWAGAAATILYTFIGGFLAVSWTDTVQASLMIFALILTPVIVIFAVGGLDDSLAVIKQKSIENIDMLKGLNLVAIISLMGWGLGYFGQPHILARFMAADSHHTIVHARRISMTWMILCLAGAVAVGFFGIAYFNNHPEQAAAVNQNGERVFIELAQILFNPWIAGILLSAILAAVMSTLSCQLLVCSSAITEDLYKAFLRKGASQKELVWVGRMMVLVVALVAIALAANPENRVLGLVSYAWAGFGAAFGPVVLLSVMWSRMTRNGALAGMIIGAVTVIVWKQFAWFNLYEIIPGFIFASLGIVVVSLMGKAPSASMQARFEKADEEYHTPAPSKLRAN